The DNA window AGCCGATCCACGATGTTCCCCATGCCGAGAACCTCCTGAAGACCTGTCATCGGACACGAAGATCGGGCTGTTACATTATGGACAAAGGATACGATTCTGAGGATCTCCATGTTCTGATCCGAGAGCGGTTACAGTCTGAATCCCTAATTCCGGTACGGGATCGGAGGCGGAAACGAATTCACGGGAGGTATCGGCGGGAGATCGCCAATACCTTCGATCAAACCCTCTATCACCAGAGAAACCTTGTAGAAACCGCCTTCTCCGTCCTCAAGAGACGGTTCGGGGAGAGCCTGAAGGCTCGAAGATTCCGGTGCCAGGTCAAAGAGATCAAGGTCAAGATCCTTATCTACAACCTAGACCGGTGGATTAAGAAAATCTTTATTGTTGTTATCATTGAGGATTTCTACAAGGCCTAAGTTCGGTTACATCTTTAGATCGCATACGAATCGCAGGCTGCCTCGGCGGTGAAAATTGATGGTTTTTCCTTCACTTCGTGGATCATAAATATCACAACGAATCGTTTACCTTGCTCTATGCTTCCAGCCTGAATGGGTATCTCAGATAGGATCACAGAAAGCATTGCTATTTAAAGGACCAGAAACTAAAGATCAAAACAAGAACGTATTGTATGATCAAGCAAAAACATGGATCTGATTTTTTGCATAAGGTATTCTGAGGTATTTTTATGTCCGATTTAGATATTCTTATTGTGAAAGGAGTAGTCAGAGAATCATGGATAATCGCAATCGATAGCGTTTGGTATCCAGGGGCATCATTAAAGGAGGAGATACTATGCATGAGCGGGTGAGTATAATAGTCCCGGTATACAATGCAGAAAAGTACCTTAACCGTTGTATGGATTCCCTGATCAACCAGACATATCATAACAAGGAGATCATCGTCATTGCTGATCAGGGACAAGACCGTAGTTGTGATATTCTGAAAGAATACGAGGCCCTCGGAATAAACGACCTTACCATTGTATTCCGTACAGGCAAATCCTCTCCCGCAAAAGCCCGCAACCATGCAATAAACCTTGCAAAAGGGGAATATATCGCATTTTGCGATGCCGACGATTGGTGGGAATTGGATAAACTTGCCCAACAGGTCAGATACATGCAGAACCACCCCCATGTGGATATTTGTTACACTTTATCAGGGATGTGGCGCGGTGGGAGACTTTCAGAGGTATTCGGGCACGATACCGAAAGGATTCCGGTACCTTTCACCTGTCCGGGAGGTTTCTCCTCATTCCTGGTACGGCGGAATGCCACCATACTCTTCGA is part of the Methanomicrobiales archaeon genome and encodes:
- a CDS encoding glycosyltransferase family A protein → MHERVSIIVPVYNAEKYLNRCMDSLINQTYHNKEIIVIADQGQDRSCDILKEYEALGINDLTIVFRTGKSSPAKARNHAINLAKGEYIAFCDADDWWELDKLAQQVRYMQNHPHVDICYTLSGMWRGGRLSEVFGHDTERIPVPFTCPGGFSSFLVRRNATILFDERLKASDDYRWEIDLWNAGKKFALIPEVLTHVWIGDSNLTMKNQYTMFKQTMRVHLIRGEYLLVLQKIGLFLAMAFPSIRKLGKKVLDPDVPT